The following proteins are co-located in the Calliphora vicina chromosome 2, idCalVici1.1, whole genome shotgun sequence genome:
- the Spn31A gene encoding serine protease inhibitor 42Dd, which yields MDSSNNNSYETNFGLELFTNLLLQTNDSNAEACDEGNICISPFLLEALLSLVYLGSDGKTAEELKEKLQLQRFPNNGKMANYFAGNLAIVTQESIDTQLEMCSRILVNDNYELDSQFKKISENYFLTLSQQLKFEDKEEVLKVIRNSIEKSLKRCSNLRIAENAKALLVLAANFKNKWFLPFSAYRSGLYDFHVTGESIKSIPMMLDNEMMVKFVELKELDARVVELPYEHDDELSMLLILPNKRDGLRELELKLKEVNLSQVTEQMQMESVQLLLPKFKIDFECSLKQILEKMGFSLMFGEESNFKNLLAPNSASNVLPFSDVWHKACIEVHESGSEPAKVEATKPIVISNSIDSRQKFFRADHPFFFAIRNREATFFVGHVKKF from the exons ATGGACTCTTCAAACAACAACAGCTATGAAACCAATTTTGGTTTGGAATTATTTACAAATCTGCTGCTGCAAACAAACGATTCCAATGCAGAAGCCTGTGATGAAGGCAACATTTGTATATCACCCTTTCTGCTGGAAGCTCTTTTGTCTCTAGTCTATTTGGGTTCTGATGGCAAAACCGCTGAAGAGTTAAAGGAAAAACTACAGCTACAACGTTTTCCCAACAATGGCAAAATGGCCAATTATTTTGCAGGCAATTTGGCCATTGTTACACAAGAATCTATAGACACTCAATTGGAAATGTGTTCCAGAATATTGGTCAATGACAATTATGAGCTGGATTcacaatttaagaaaatttcggaaaattattttttaactttaagcCAGCAATTGAAGTTTGAAGATAAGGAAGAGGTGTTGAAAGTCATAAGAAACTCTATAGAGAAATCATTAAAGAGATGTAGTAATTTGAGAATAGCGGAAAATGCCAAAGCATTGTTGGTTTTGGcggcaaatttcaaaaataaatggtttttacCCTTTAGTGCCTATCGTTCGGGTTTGTATGATTTCCATGTTACGGGGGAAAGCATTAAGTCGATACCCATGATGTTGGACAATGAAATGATGGTGAAATTTGTGGAACTTAAGGAATTGGATGCCAGAGTAGTGGAATTGCCCTATGAACATGATGATGAGTTGTCTATGTTATTGATTTTACCCAATAAAAGAGATGGTTTACGGGAATTGGAATTGAAACTGAAGGAGGTTAATTTGAGTCAGGTGACCGAACAAATGCAAATGGAGAGTGTTCAATTGTTATTGCCCaagtttaaaattgattttgagtGCAGTTTAAAACAGATATTGGAGAAG ATGGGTTTTTCTTTAATGTTTGGTGAAGaatccaattttaaaaatctattggCCCCTAACTCAGCCTCCAATGTTTTACCCTTTAGTGATGTTTGGCATAAGGCCTGCATAGAGGTCCATGAATCGGGCTCGGAACCCGCCAAAGTTGAAG ccACCAAACCCATAGTGATTAGTAATTCCATAGACTCACGGCAAAAATTCTTTCGTGCCGATCATCCCTTTTTCTTTGCCATACGCAATAGAGAAGCCACATTTTTTGTGGGCCatgttaagaaattttaa